A genome region from Gallus gallus isolate bGalGal1 chromosome 9, bGalGal1.mat.broiler.GRCg7b, whole genome shotgun sequence includes the following:
- the A4GNT gene encoding alpha-1,4-N-acetylglucosaminyltransferase gives MIQTVWVSSSRSRASRRPDGQRTSWKCGFIRTIIQHICLRHHFKAQGKTRMLKKIQICLCFFFVSGILYEISLLSGCFFSCMPMPKQFLTPEQVLNLGRSIIFLETTERLEPPPLVSCSVESAARIYQDRPIILFMKGLTNDTVLDSNSSYTAFSLLSSMKNVFLFPLQMENVFQETPLLQWYNEVDPEEEKNWVHVSSDASRLALIWKYGGIYMDTDVISIRPIPEGSFLAAQKSRFSSNGIFGFPAHHKFIWDCMENFVLKYNGNIWGNQGPFLMTRMLKAICNLTDFEGVEDHSCQNISFLNPQRFYPIPYPAWSRYYDVWDKVPDFNHSYALHLWNFMNRNRKAVVAGSNSLAEKLYKTYCPSTYEDLIQNAELRVFTSYEDSV, from the exons ATGATCCAGACAGTTTGGGTGTCTTCCTCCAGGAGCCGGGCTTCCAGGAGGCCTGATGGCCAACGAACAAGCTGGAAATGTGGATTTATCAGAACTATAATCCAG CATATATGTCTGAGGCATCACTTCAAAGCCCAAGGGAAAACAAGAATGTTGAAGAAAATCCAGATATGCCTCTGCTTCTTCTTCGTCTCCGGCATTTTGTACGAGATCTCCTTGCTATCTGGCTGCTTCTTCTCCTGTATGCCTATGCCCAAGCAATTCCTGACACCTGAGCAGGTCCTCAACCTGGGCAGAAGCATCATCTTCCTGGAGACGACAGAGCGCCTGGAACCACCACCACTGGTGTCCTGCTCTGTGGAGTCTGCTGCCAGGATCTACCAGGACCGGCCCATCATCCTCTTCATGAAGGGGCTGACAAATGACACCGTGTTGGACTCAAACTCCAGCTACACAGCCTTCTCGCTTTTATCTTCTATGAAGAATGTCTTCCTATTTCCTCTCCAGATGGAAAACGTCTTCCAGGAGACCCCTCTTCTGCAGTGGTACAATGAG GTAGACCCTGAGGAGGAGAAGAACTGGGTCCATGTCAGCTCTGATGCCAGCAGACTGGCGCTCATTTGGAAGTATGGGGGCATCTACATGGACACAGATGTCATCTCCATCAGGCCCATCCCCGAGGGAAGCTTTCTGGCAGCACAGAAGTCAAGGTTCTCCAGCAATGGGATCTTTGGTTTTCCTGCCCATCACAAATTTATTTGGGACTGCATGGAGAATTTTGTTCTCAAGTACAATGGGAACATCTGGGGGAACCAGGGGCCCTTTTTAATGACGAGGATGCTTAAAGCCATCTGCAATCTCACAGACTTCGAAGGCGTTGAGGACCACAGCTGTCAGAACATCTCCTTCCTAAACCCGCAGCGTTTCTACCCCATCCCATACCCAGCCTGGAGCCGCTACTATGATGTATGGGACAAAGTCCCTGACTTCAACCACTCCTATGCCCTGCACTTGTGGAACTTCATGAACCGCAACAGGAAAGCTGTGGTTGCTGGGAGCAACTCACTGGCTGAAAAACTGTACAAAACCTACTGCCCCAGCACGTATGAGGACCTGATCCAAAACGCGGAGCTGAGGGTCTTCACAAGCTACGAGGACTCTGTGTGA
- the DZIP1L gene encoding zinc finger protein DZIP1L isoform X1, with protein sequence MAMLAAPPAPTIPPNTFCFQPRRIAVDRHRLSAVDVERVAREGDVAVLQEHISNITFCNMREERCPYCGQPADPVLLTVLRLAQLSIEYLLHCQQRLADSLAVHAQNLQDARAQLAHAQGLASEQAARLRHEKEESRRWKKLVATQLLLQARPSGYCKGAAGASRSHPRSQWLCSPGFAETKKVERMEEEVEELKAKLREMQQQLAAGREAEKLCREQEEKRAHQREMEGRRDFEKWKEEERMKLHVEMDGLRQRFLTELQDAASRSSAMEGKLQELQARTGVVSSLGTLQDDDSELERTAVRTKLLSANKPKVTQQVTRAVVSEESSEGDTADDAQSGKRRLLEALWRKPNLLKKFRHILEEALEEKLESMGVSRVAKGISTQTYQHLQAVLRLQQQQKAKNSPGLFHLRDELIQVVMRRVRQLKKPRIPLPRQLSIIPGTAVSMKGRPLERRLDANTQRPASGMKSHP encoded by the exons ATGGCAATGCTggcagcacccccagcacccaccatCCCACCCAACACCTTCTGCTTCCAGCCCCGCCGTATTGCCGTGGATCGGCATCGCCTCAGCGCTGTGGATGTGGAGCGAGTGGCACGGGAGGGGGacgtggctgtgctgcaggagcacatcTCCAACATCACCTTCTGTAACATGCGTGAGGAGAGGTGTCCCTACTGTGGGCAACCAGCTGACCCCGTGCTGCTGACGGTGCTGAGGTTGGCCCAGCTGAGCATTGAATAcctgctgcactgccagcagcgCCTGGCCGACAGCCTGGCTGTGCATGCCCAGAACCTACAGGATGCCCGTGCACAGCTGGCCCATGCCCAGGGCCTGGCATCAGAGCAGGCAGCGAGGCTTCGGcatgagaaggaagagagcaggaggTGGAAGAAGCTGGTGGCcacccagctcctcctgcaagCCAGACCCAGTGGCTACTGCAAG ggtgctgctggagcaagcAGATCTCACCCTCGCTCACAGTGGCTCTGCTCCCCGGGCTTTGCAGAGACCAAGAAGGTGGAGCGGATGGAGGAGGAGGTTGAGGAGCTGAAGGCAAAACTGCGtgagatgcagcagcagctggcagcagggagggaggcagagaagctgtgcagggagcag GAAGAGAAGAGAGCTCACCAGCGGGAAATGGAGGGCAGGAGAGACTTCGAAAAGtggaaagaggaggagaggatgAAGCTGCACGTGGAGATGGATGGCCTGAGGCAGCGCTTCCTCACtgagctgcaggatgctgccagcaggagcagtgctATGGAAGGG AAGCTGCAGGAGCTACAGGCCAGAACAGGAGTGGTGTCTAGCCTGGGGACCCTGCAGGATGATGACTCTGAGCTGGAAAGGACAGCAGTACGG ACCAAGCTGCTGTCTGCAAATAAGCCCAAAG TGACCCAGCAGGTGACCAGAGCAGTGGTTTCTGAAGAGTCTTCAGAAGGAG ACACAGCGGATGATGCTCAGAGTGGGAAGAGGCGACTGCTGGAAGCCCTATGGAGGAAACCAAACCTCCTGAAGAAGTTTCGACACATCCTGGAGGAAGCACTGGAGGAAAAGCTGGAGAGCATGGGGGTCAGCAGG GTTGCAAAGGGGATCTCCACCCAGACCTACCAACAcctccaggctgtgctcaggcttcagcagcagcagaaggctaAGAACAGTCCTGGTCTCTTCCACCTAAGGGATGAGCTGATCCAAGTGGTGATGAGAAGAGTCAGGCAACTCAAAAAGCCCAGAATTCCTTTGCCTCGACAGCTCTCCATAATTCCAG GGACGGCTGTGTCCATGAAAGGAAGGCCCTTAGAGAGACGTCTGGATGCGAACACACAGAGACCAGCCAGTGGGATGAAATCCCATCCCTGA
- the DZIP1L gene encoding zinc finger protein DZIP1L isoform X2 — protein MAMLAAPPAPTIPPNTFCFQPRRIAVDRHRLSAVDVERVAREGDVAVLQEHISNITFCNMREERCPYCGQPADPVLLTVLRLAQLSIEYLLHCQQRLADSLAVHAQNLQDARAQLAHAQGLASEQAARLRHEKEESRRWKKLVATQLLLQARPSGYCKEEKRAHQREMEGRRDFEKWKEEERMKLHVEMDGLRQRFLTELQDAASRSSAMEGKLQELQARTGVVSSLGTLQDDDSELERTAVRTKLLSANKPKVTQQVTRAVVSEESSEGDTADDAQSGKRRLLEALWRKPNLLKKFRHILEEALEEKLESMGVSRVAKGISTQTYQHLQAVLRLQQQQKAKNSPGLFHLRDELIQVVMRRVRQLKKPRIPLPRQLSIIPGTAVSMKGRPLERRLDANTQRPASGMKSHP, from the exons ATGGCAATGCTggcagcacccccagcacccaccatCCCACCCAACACCTTCTGCTTCCAGCCCCGCCGTATTGCCGTGGATCGGCATCGCCTCAGCGCTGTGGATGTGGAGCGAGTGGCACGGGAGGGGGacgtggctgtgctgcaggagcacatcTCCAACATCACCTTCTGTAACATGCGTGAGGAGAGGTGTCCCTACTGTGGGCAACCAGCTGACCCCGTGCTGCTGACGGTGCTGAGGTTGGCCCAGCTGAGCATTGAATAcctgctgcactgccagcagcgCCTGGCCGACAGCCTGGCTGTGCATGCCCAGAACCTACAGGATGCCCGTGCACAGCTGGCCCATGCCCAGGGCCTGGCATCAGAGCAGGCAGCGAGGCTTCGGcatgagaaggaagagagcaggaggTGGAAGAAGCTGGTGGCcacccagctcctcctgcaagCCAGACCCAGTGGCTACTGCAAG GAAGAGAAGAGAGCTCACCAGCGGGAAATGGAGGGCAGGAGAGACTTCGAAAAGtggaaagaggaggagaggatgAAGCTGCACGTGGAGATGGATGGCCTGAGGCAGCGCTTCCTCACtgagctgcaggatgctgccagcaggagcagtgctATGGAAGGG AAGCTGCAGGAGCTACAGGCCAGAACAGGAGTGGTGTCTAGCCTGGGGACCCTGCAGGATGATGACTCTGAGCTGGAAAGGACAGCAGTACGG ACCAAGCTGCTGTCTGCAAATAAGCCCAAAG TGACCCAGCAGGTGACCAGAGCAGTGGTTTCTGAAGAGTCTTCAGAAGGAG ACACAGCGGATGATGCTCAGAGTGGGAAGAGGCGACTGCTGGAAGCCCTATGGAGGAAACCAAACCTCCTGAAGAAGTTTCGACACATCCTGGAGGAAGCACTGGAGGAAAAGCTGGAGAGCATGGGGGTCAGCAGG GTTGCAAAGGGGATCTCCACCCAGACCTACCAACAcctccaggctgtgctcaggcttcagcagcagcagaaggctaAGAACAGTCCTGGTCTCTTCCACCTAAGGGATGAGCTGATCCAAGTGGTGATGAGAAGAGTCAGGCAACTCAAAAAGCCCAGAATTCCTTTGCCTCGACAGCTCTCCATAATTCCAG GGACGGCTGTGTCCATGAAAGGAAGGCCCTTAGAGAGACGTCTGGATGCGAACACACAGAGACCAGCCAGTGGGATGAAATCCCATCCCTGA